A stretch of the Aggregatibacter sp. HMT-949 genome encodes the following:
- the malQ gene encoding 4-alpha-glucanotransferase, with the protein MLTRSSGVLMHITSLPNAFGIGSFGQSAYDFVDFLVETKQTYWQILPLTTTSYGDSPYQSFSAIAGNTHLIDFALLIQMGLLQETDYASVNFGDDPTKVDYERIFHARRPILEIAVKHFLADKKHQAAFKNFEKSNHTWLEDYAEFMAIKEHFGNKALQEWEDKQVVARQSKTLAKYRAMLTEQIQYFKVTQYFFFQQWLALKNYANQRGIKIIGDMPIYVAADSVEVWTMPELFQLDKERNPLFVAGVPADQFSATGQLWGNPLYDWAEHKKQGYAWWIHRIEESFKIYDVLRIDHFKGFSDYWQVDGKADIAKYGSWQPGPGYDLFKAVKAQLGDLPIIAEDLGNIDEKAKKLLLDCGYPGMKILQFGFEDVSGESLDSPHYCIPHCIAYTGTHDNDVTNGWYDGLTLKQQQYINAYTHRAADESICQAMIRQLFATVSNTAIATMQDILDLSASSRMNIPSTIGGNWEWRMQESDLTKAKKDFLTQITTLYGRANKEKNMLKFTTFVQTATQKTLEQLSDREIYVQLLNYVKNIAADKPKNTGKRKVYYISAEFLIGKLLSNNLINLGVYQEIKDELAQAGKSLSHIEDIEPEPSLGNGGLGRLASCFIDSMSTLGLNAEGVGLNYHCGLFKQVFKNNEQHAEPNDWIEKDSWLIPTNIRYEVPFKDFTLTSKLDRIDILGYKKDTKNYLNLFDIESINHKLIKKGITFDKTKIKENLTLFLYPDDSDKNGELLRIYQQYFMVSNAAQLLIDEAIERGSNLHDLADYAYVQINDTHPSMVIPELIRLLTEKHRIKFAEAVEIVRNMVGYTNHTILAEALEKWPLAYLEEVVPHLVKIIKKLNKLVQKEYPNPDVQIIDKQKRVHMAHMDIHFSNSVNGVAALHTEILKNSELKAFYEIYPEKFNNKTNGITFRRWLEFSNQALSAYIKQLIGDEYLHDATQLEKLLAFKDDKKVHQKLAEIKFQNKLALKTYLKENKGIELDENSIIDTQIKRFHEYKRQQMNALYVIHKYLEIKAGKLPKRKITVIFGGKAAPAYVIAQDIIHLILCLSELINNDPDVNQYLNVYLVENYNVSVAEKLIPATDISEQISLASKEASGTGNMKFMLNGALTLGTMDGANVEIAELAGTENIYTFGKDAKSIIKLYETAGYVSKDYYEKDKHIKRAVDFILDSTLVKLGNEARLKRLHDELLNKDWFMTLIDFDAYVTAKEQILADYEDQDSWNKKVIHNIAKAGFFSSDRTIAQYNADIWHCED; encoded by the coding sequence ATGCTTACTCGGTCAAGTGGTGTTTTAATGCATATCACCTCATTACCCAATGCATTTGGAATTGGTAGTTTTGGACAATCTGCTTATGATTTTGTGGATTTTTTAGTTGAAACGAAACAAACCTATTGGCAAATCCTTCCATTAACCACCACCAGCTACGGTGATTCTCCTTATCAATCCTTCTCTGCTATTGCAGGTAACACGCATTTAATTGATTTTGCTTTACTCATCCAAATGGGTTTATTGCAAGAAACGGATTATGCTTCGGTTAATTTTGGTGATGATCCGACAAAAGTGGATTACGAACGCATTTTTCATGCTCGTCGCCCGATCTTAGAAATTGCCGTTAAACATTTCCTTGCCGATAAAAAACACCAAGCAGCCTTCAAAAACTTTGAAAAAAGCAACCATACTTGGTTGGAAGACTATGCGGAATTTATGGCAATCAAAGAGCATTTCGGCAATAAGGCCTTACAAGAATGGGAAGATAAACAGGTTGTTGCCCGTCAATCGAAGACACTTGCAAAATACCGCGCAATGCTGACAGAGCAAATTCAGTATTTCAAAGTAACGCAATATTTCTTTTTCCAACAATGGTTGGCATTGAAAAACTACGCTAATCAAAGAGGAATTAAAATTATCGGCGATATGCCGATTTATGTGGCGGCAGACAGCGTCGAAGTGTGGACAATGCCGGAACTCTTCCAATTAGATAAAGAACGCAATCCGCTTTTCGTCGCCGGTGTTCCTGCCGATCAGTTTAGCGCCACCGGACAGCTTTGGGGCAATCCGCTTTATGACTGGGCTGAACATAAGAAACAAGGCTATGCTTGGTGGATTCATCGCATTGAGGAAAGCTTTAAAATTTACGATGTACTTCGTATCGATCATTTCAAAGGTTTCTCCGATTATTGGCAAGTGGATGGTAAAGCAGACATTGCCAAATATGGTAGCTGGCAGCCCGGCCCGGGATATGATTTGTTCAAAGCAGTAAAAGCACAGCTAGGTGATTTGCCTATTATCGCTGAAGATCTCGGCAATATTGATGAAAAAGCGAAGAAATTACTGCTTGATTGTGGTTATCCCGGCATGAAAATTTTGCAATTTGGTTTTGAAGATGTAAGTGGTGAAAGCCTGGATAGCCCACATTATTGTATTCCGCATTGCATCGCCTACACCGGCACACATGACAATGATGTCACAAATGGTTGGTATGACGGTTTAACGTTGAAACAGCAACAATATATCAATGCTTATACCCATCGTGCTGCGGATGAATCTATTTGTCAGGCAATGATTCGCCAATTATTTGCTACCGTAAGTAATACGGCGATTGCCACCATGCAAGATATTTTAGATTTGTCCGCCAGCTCAAGAATGAATATTCCTTCCACCATAGGTGGAAACTGGGAATGGCGAATGCAAGAAAGTGATTTAACAAAAGCCAAAAAAGATTTTTTAACCCAAATAACCACGTTATATGGACGCGCCAATAAGGAAAAAAACATGCTCAAATTTACGACCTTTGTGCAAACAGCAACACAGAAAACCCTTGAACAATTAAGCGATCGCGAAATTTATGTGCAGCTCTTAAATTACGTGAAAAACATTGCGGCAGATAAACCGAAAAACACAGGAAAACGTAAGGTTTACTATATTTCTGCGGAGTTTTTGATTGGTAAATTACTGTCTAACAATTTAATCAATCTTGGCGTATATCAAGAAATCAAAGATGAATTGGCGCAGGCAGGAAAATCACTAAGCCATATTGAAGATATTGAACCGGAACCGTCTTTAGGGAATGGTGGATTAGGTCGTTTAGCTTCCTGTTTTATTGATTCCATGTCCACACTCGGGCTAAATGCGGAAGGTGTAGGCTTGAATTACCATTGCGGTTTATTTAAACAAGTCTTTAAAAACAATGAGCAACATGCCGAACCGAATGATTGGATTGAAAAAGACTCTTGGTTAATCCCGACAAATATCCGTTATGAAGTACCATTTAAAGACTTCACGTTAACCTCTAAATTAGATCGTATTGATATTCTTGGTTACAAAAAAGACACCAAAAATTATCTCAACTTATTTGATATTGAATCGATTAATCATAAATTGATTAAAAAAGGTATCACCTTTGATAAAACAAAAATCAAAGAAAATCTGACCTTATTCCTTTATCCGGATGACTCCGATAAAAACGGTGAATTATTACGTATTTATCAGCAATATTTTATGGTCTCCAATGCGGCGCAGTTATTAATTGATGAAGCCATTGAACGTGGCAGTAATTTACATGATTTAGCCGATTATGCCTATGTGCAAATTAATGACACGCACCCATCCATGGTGATTCCGGAATTGATTCGCTTATTAACGGAAAAACATCGTATTAAATTTGCAGAAGCGGTAGAAATCGTGCGCAATATGGTGGGCTACACGAACCATACGATTCTTGCCGAAGCCTTAGAAAAATGGCCTTTAGCTTATTTAGAAGAAGTGGTTCCACATTTAGTGAAGATCATCAAAAAACTGAATAAATTGGTGCAGAAAGAATATCCGAATCCTGATGTACAAATCATTGATAAGCAAAAACGCGTCCATATGGCGCATATGGATATTCATTTTTCAAACTCTGTGAACGGTGTGGCGGCATTACACACGGAAATTTTGAAAAATTCCGAACTCAAAGCGTTTTATGAAATTTATCCGGAGAAGTTTAATAATAAAACTAACGGAATCACCTTCCGTCGTTGGTTAGAATTTTCTAACCAAGCTTTATCTGCTTATATTAAACAACTTATCGGCGATGAGTACTTACATGATGCAACTCAATTGGAAAAACTGCTTGCCTTTAAAGATGACAAAAAAGTGCATCAAAAATTAGCTGAAATTAAATTCCAGAATAAATTAGCGCTAAAAACTTATCTTAAAGAAAATAAAGGCATTGAATTGGATGAGAATTCCATTATCGATACACAAATTAAGCGTTTCCACGAATATAAACGCCAACAAATGAATGCGCTTTATGTGATTCATAAATACCTTGAAATCAAAGCAGGCAAACTACCAAAACGTAAAATTACCGTGATTTTTGGTGGGAAAGCCGCACCGGCTTATGTGATTGCACAGGATATTATTCATTTAATTCTTTGCTTGTCTGAATTAATCAATAACGATCCGGATGTGAATCAGTATTTAAACGTCTATTTAGTGGAAAACTACAATGTCAGCGTGGCGGAAAAATTAATTCCGGCAACAGATATTTCAGAGCAAATTTCCCTTGCCTCAAAAGAAGCTTCAGGAACGGGCAATATGAAATTTATGCTGAATGGCGCATTAACCTTGGGCACAATGGACGGTGCAAATGTCGAAATTGCAGAATTAGCCGGCACAGAAAATATTTATACCTTTGGTAAGGATGCTAAAAGCATTATCAAGCTGTATGAAACTGCCGGTTATGTGTCGAAAGATTACTATGAAAAGGATAAACACATTAAAAGAGCGGTCGATTTTATCCTTGATTCTACGCTGGTAAAACTGGGCAATGAAGCACGTTTAAAACGCCTACATGATGAATTGCTCAATAAAGACTGGTTTATGACCTTAATTGACTTTGATGCTTATGTCACGGCAAAAGAACAGATTTTGGCGGATTATGAAGATCAAGATAGCTGGAATAAAAAAGTGATTCATAACATAGCCAAAGCCGGGTTCTTCTCATCGGATCGCACCATTGCACAATATAACGCTGATATTTGGCATTGTGAGGATTAA
- a CDS encoding UTRA domain-containing protein, whose amino-acid sequence MSKYKAVYNDIKSKITDGILPPKQELPSESELMQEYGFSKDTIRKALSLLEMDGYIQKQQGRTSIVLEHNLSTPQQLSEIKTVGELNRPLTHQVKTTLTSLYIVQGEEELMRIFNVNDQIDFYRIGRVREINGEAVEYEVSYFDRRIVPFINREIAEQSIYHYLESELGLKISYSQREIAFRYANEEEESTMDLGEYNMVVNVTSTTYLADGRPFQYGSISYRPDKITFASTAKRHV is encoded by the coding sequence GTGAGTAAATACAAAGCGGTTTATAATGATATAAAAAGCAAAATAACCGATGGAATTTTACCGCCAAAGCAAGAATTACCCAGTGAAAGTGAGCTTATGCAAGAATATGGTTTTTCTAAAGACACCATTCGCAAAGCCCTTTCTCTGCTTGAAATGGACGGTTACATTCAGAAACAACAGGGGCGAACTTCTATTGTTCTCGAACATAATTTATCTACACCTCAACAGCTTTCCGAAATCAAAACCGTTGGGGAGCTGAATCGCCCTTTAACCCATCAAGTGAAAACAACCCTAACCAGTTTGTATATTGTGCAAGGGGAAGAAGAACTAATGCGGATCTTTAACGTAAATGACCAGATTGACTTTTACCGTATAGGTCGCGTTCGTGAAATTAACGGGGAAGCGGTGGAATACGAAGTCTCTTACTTTGATCGTCGTATTGTTCCTTTTATTAATCGTGAGATTGCGGAACAATCCATTTATCATTATTTAGAAAGTGAACTTGGTCTAAAAATTAGTTATTCACAGCGTGAAATTGCGTTTCGTTATGCCAATGAAGAAGAAGAAAGCACCATGGATCTAGGTGAGTATAATATGGTTGTGAATGTTACCAGCACCACTTATTTAGCCGACGGACGCCCATTTCAGTACGGTAGCATTAGTTATCGCCCTGATAAAATTACCTTTGCTTCCACTGCGAAGCGACATGTTTAA
- a CDS encoding C40 family peptidase, with translation MKFINSFLCFFVSMLLFACSSNRFGGEDYAINYKGSINDPIMAITLLSEQQYDWAGTPYVLGGQSRKGIDCSGFVQKTFMDRFNIALPRTTKEQAHHGKLVHKEEIQTGDLVFFKTGLGPNGYHVGIYVKEDKFLHASTKGGVIYSSMNSPFWSKTFWQVRRI, from the coding sequence ATGAAATTTATCAATAGCTTTTTATGTTTTTTTGTAAGTATGCTGTTATTCGCCTGTTCCTCAAACCGTTTTGGCGGGGAGGATTATGCCATTAATTACAAAGGCAGTATTAACGATCCGATTATGGCAATCACCTTGTTGAGCGAACAGCAATATGATTGGGCGGGCACGCCTTATGTATTAGGCGGGCAGTCGCGTAAGGGAATTGATTGTTCGGGATTTGTACAAAAAACTTTTATGGATCGCTTTAACATTGCGCTTCCACGCACCACAAAAGAGCAAGCTCATCACGGCAAATTAGTGCATAAAGAAGAGATTCAGACCGGCGATTTAGTATTTTTTAAAACCGGACTCGGGCCGAACGGTTATCATGTGGGGATTTATGTGAAAGAGGATAAATTTTTGCATGCATCAACGAAAGGCGGGGTAATTTATTCTTCCATGAATTCACCGTTTTGGTCGAAAACCTTTTGGCAGGTGAGACGAATCTAA
- a CDS encoding PTS transporter subunit IIBC has protein sequence MKKLLSFEFWQKFGKCLMVVIAVMPAAGLMVSIGNSLPLISDAEWLARIGHIIAQIGWGIIGNLHLLFALAIGGSWANERAGGAFAAGLAFILINLITGHFFGVKIEMLTDPNAHVSTILAGDIPVANYFVNILGQPALNMGVFVGIIAGFVGATTFNSYYNFRKLPEVLTFFNGKRFVPFVVIYRSILVSLVLAVFWPVVQTGINHFGEWIANSQDSAPILAPFVYGTLERLLLPFGLHHMLTIPMNYTSLGGTYEFLTGMQQGKQVFGQDPLWLAWISDLINLKDAGNMTQYNELLSTVTPARFKVGQMIGSSGILMGITLAMYVNVDPDKKTIYKGIFLSSALAVFLTGVTEPIEYMFMFVALPLYLVYAVIQGCAFAMADIVNLRVHSFGNIEFLTRTPMAIKAGIGMDLINFIWVSSVFAIATFLIANFMIKKLNLATAGRNGNYDAKGTDEAPAEEKNVANASAQVVQIINLLGGRNNIAEVDACMTRLRITVHNPELVGDATAWKQAGAMGFIVKGTGIQAIYGPKADVLKSDIQDLLSSGVEIPKM, from the coding sequence ATGAAAAAATTGCTCAGTTTTGAATTTTGGCAAAAATTCGGCAAATGTCTGATGGTCGTGATTGCCGTAATGCCTGCTGCAGGTTTAATGGTGAGTATCGGTAACTCATTACCATTAATTAGTGATGCTGAATGGCTGGCTCGCATTGGTCATATCATTGCGCAAATTGGTTGGGGGATTATTGGTAACTTACATCTCTTATTTGCTTTGGCGATTGGTGGTAGTTGGGCAAATGAACGTGCGGGTGGTGCGTTTGCCGCAGGCCTTGCCTTTATCTTAATCAACTTGATTACCGGTCATTTCTTCGGCGTAAAAATTGAAATGCTGACCGATCCGAATGCCCACGTCAGCACTATCTTGGCCGGTGATATTCCGGTGGCCAACTACTTTGTGAATATCCTTGGACAACCTGCATTAAATATGGGTGTATTTGTAGGGATCATCGCCGGTTTTGTAGGGGCTACCACCTTTAACAGCTACTACAATTTCCGCAAACTGCCTGAAGTACTTACCTTCTTTAACGGTAAACGCTTTGTGCCATTCGTAGTCATTTACCGTTCCATTTTAGTATCGTTAGTGTTGGCGGTATTCTGGCCGGTGGTACAAACCGGGATCAATCATTTCGGCGAATGGATTGCCAACTCACAAGACTCCGCGCCTATCCTTGCTCCTTTTGTTTACGGCACATTAGAACGTCTTTTACTGCCTTTCGGTTTACACCATATGCTCACCATTCCGATGAACTACACCTCATTGGGCGGTACCTATGAATTCTTAACCGGTATGCAACAAGGCAAACAAGTATTCGGACAAGATCCTTTATGGCTTGCTTGGATCAGTGATTTAATCAACCTGAAAGACGCGGGCAATATGACGCAATATAACGAACTCCTCTCAACCGTAACACCGGCGCGCTTTAAAGTAGGTCAAATGATCGGTTCAAGCGGTATTCTAATGGGAATTACCCTCGCCATGTACGTGAACGTTGATCCAGATAAGAAAACCATCTACAAAGGGATTTTCCTTTCTTCTGCCCTTGCCGTGTTCTTAACCGGCGTAACAGAACCGATCGAATATATGTTTATGTTCGTTGCACTACCGCTTTACCTTGTTTATGCGGTTATCCAAGGTTGCGCATTTGCCATGGCAGATATTGTGAACTTACGCGTTCACTCATTCGGTAACATTGAGTTTTTAACCCGTACACCAATGGCGATTAAAGCGGGCATCGGCATGGATCTCATCAACTTCATTTGGGTATCCAGTGTGTTTGCGATCGCGACCTTCTTAATTGCGAATTTCATGATTAAGAAACTCAACTTAGCCACCGCCGGTCGCAACGGCAACTACGACGCAAAAGGTACTGACGAAGCCCCTGCTGAGGAGAAAAACGTCGCTAATGCCAGTGCACAAGTGGTGCAAATCATCAATCTTCTCGGTGGACGCAACAATATTGCAGAGGTGGATGCTTGTATGACCCGTTTACGTATCACCGTTCACAACCCTGAGCTGGTGGGTGATGCAACAGCTTGGAAACAAGCAGGCGCAATGGGCTTTATTGTTAAAGGTACGGGCATTCAAGCCATTTACGGGCCAAAAGCCGATGTACTGAAATCAGATATTCAAGACCTACTCTCTTCTGGCGTTGAAATTCCGAAAATGTAA
- a CDS encoding DUF4198 domain-containing protein: MKKTFIAGLLLLAGTAQAHEVWVAAPSQLKADTVLKAELAYGDYPYVEKIPEARLHIFAPLKMINQDGEQQTLLQTGENYQYQSEKPLKAGSYWVTATYQPTFWSQNAEGWKMDNLPNTPNAVYCEQTQMFGKGLVNVGKQPVNADMAMTRVGLPLEIVPLKDPSKVKVGEPFPVQIFYNDMPLAGETVIATADTVVVKDLEASTGHREPQGFSGKTDSQGRVNIIPLIEGIWKIKVIHKTPFADQAVCQQSASYSTLILPVGKGLAKLPPKPEHHH; this comes from the coding sequence ATGAAAAAAACATTTATTGCGGGATTATTACTCCTTGCCGGCACAGCTCAAGCGCATGAAGTTTGGGTTGCCGCACCGTCGCAATTAAAAGCGGATACGGTTTTAAAAGCAGAACTGGCTTATGGCGATTATCCCTATGTAGAGAAAATTCCAGAGGCGCGTTTGCACATTTTTGCGCCACTGAAGATGATTAATCAAGATGGCGAACAACAAACTTTGCTACAAACCGGCGAGAATTATCAATATCAATCCGAAAAACCGTTAAAAGCTGGTTCTTATTGGGTAACCGCAACTTATCAACCGACCTTTTGGTCGCAAAATGCCGAAGGTTGGAAAATGGATAATTTACCAAATACACCGAACGCGGTTTATTGCGAACAAACCCAAATGTTCGGCAAAGGCTTAGTGAATGTTGGAAAACAGCCTGTAAATGCTGATATGGCGATGACCCGTGTGGGATTGCCACTTGAAATCGTACCGTTGAAAGATCCGAGTAAAGTCAAAGTGGGCGAGCCTTTCCCTGTTCAAATTTTTTATAACGATATGCCTCTTGCCGGCGAAACAGTGATCGCAACGGCGGATACGGTGGTTGTAAAAGATTTGGAGGCGTCAACCGGACATCGCGAACCACAAGGTTTTTCCGGTAAAACCGATAGCCAAGGCCGCGTGAATATTATTCCGTTAATTGAAGGGATCTGGAAAATCAAAGTGATTCATAAAACGCCGTTTGCCGATCAAGCGGTTTGCCAACAATCCGCAAGCTACTCCACCTTGATTTTGCCGGTGGGCAAAGGACTCGCCAAACTACCGCCGAAGCCTGAGCATCATCATTAA
- a CDS encoding integration host factor subunit alpha — translation MTLTKIDITEYLIEKYQLQKSEAKSLVDNFFEEIRLSLESGNKVKLSGFGSFELRDKSSRPGRNPKTGESVAISARRVVAFKPGQKLRARVEKAIKNNQ, via the coding sequence ATGACGCTAACAAAGATCGATATTACGGAATATCTGATTGAGAAATATCAGTTACAAAAATCGGAAGCTAAAAGTTTGGTAGATAACTTTTTTGAAGAAATTCGCCTATCCCTTGAATCCGGTAATAAAGTGAAATTATCGGGTTTCGGTAGCTTTGAATTACGTGACAAATCTTCCCGTCCGGGACGTAATCCCAAAACCGGTGAAAGCGTAGCGATTTCAGCTCGTCGTGTCGTTGCATTCAAACCGGGACAAAAACTACGGGCTCGAGTGGAAAAAGCGATTAAGAATAATCAATAA
- a CDS encoding endonuclease/exonuclease/phosphatase family protein — protein sequence MKLLTLNVHAWLEDNQAEKIDIIANTIVEKGYDIVALQEVNQLMSAPLISQALKQDNYGVVLLNKINQRVTQKYSLFWSNSHIGYDKYDEGIAFLTHLPVYDVDAFYCSQHQRLDSILSRKIIGLTVEYQGQLVDCYSCHINLPNCAGENQLDNIRNIVERSQSRNLKILMGDFNTDAISDPNTYQKIKSLGLLDTFEIAEQKDSGITVEKAIDGWKGHSEEKRLDYIFLNQPKQVLSSQVVFNGKNKPVVSDHFGLDVELIL from the coding sequence ATGAAACTACTCACCCTCAATGTACACGCTTGGTTAGAAGATAACCAAGCGGAAAAAATCGACATTATTGCCAACACCATTGTTGAAAAGGGTTACGACATCGTAGCCCTACAAGAGGTGAATCAATTAATGTCAGCTCCCCTAATTTCACAAGCATTAAAGCAAGATAACTATGGCGTTGTGTTACTGAATAAAATCAATCAACGGGTGACACAAAAATATTCGCTATTTTGGAGCAATTCACATATTGGCTACGATAAATATGACGAAGGTATCGCCTTTTTAACCCACCTACCCGTTTATGACGTGGATGCTTTTTATTGCAGCCAACATCAGCGCCTCGATTCTATCCTCTCTCGCAAAATTATTGGCTTAACCGTGGAATATCAAGGCCAACTTGTAGATTGTTACTCCTGCCATATCAACTTACCGAATTGCGCAGGTGAAAATCAACTGGACAACATTCGCAATATCGTAGAGCGCAGCCAAAGCCGAAATCTTAAAATTTTGATGGGCGATTTCAATACGGATGCAATCAGCGATCCAAACACTTATCAGAAAATCAAATCTCTCGGTTTACTTGATACTTTTGAGATCGCGGAACAGAAAGATAGTGGGATTACTGTTGAAAAAGCCATTGATGGCTGGAAAGGCCACAGCGAAGAAAAGCGCTTAGATTACATTTTTTTAAATCAACCGAAACAGGTTTTATCCAGTCAGGTGGTTTTTAATGGCAAAAATAAACCGGTCGTTTCCGATCATTTCGGTTTAGACGTTGAGCTCATTTTGTAG
- a CDS encoding FNR family transcription factor, translating to MKNFVSETKAGRRVQSGGCAIHCQDCSISQLCIPFTLNEHELDQLDNIIERKKPIQKSQVLFKAGDSLNSIYAIRSGTIKSYTISEAGEEQITSFHLPGDLVGFDAINNMQHPSFAQALETAMVCEIPFDILDDLAGKMPKLRQQIIRLMSSEIKSDQEMILLLSKMNAEERLAAFIYNLSKRYSARGFSAKEFRLTMTRSDIGNYLGLTVETISRLLGRFQKLGVLSVQGKYIIINDINALVELTGTNKTKITMAE from the coding sequence ATGAAAAATTTCGTTTCAGAAACTAAGGCAGGACGCCGAGTTCAATCGGGAGGTTGTGCAATCCATTGCCAGGATTGCAGTATTAGCCAACTATGTATTCCTTTCACATTAAATGAACACGAACTTGATCAACTCGATAATATTATCGAACGTAAAAAACCCATCCAAAAATCCCAAGTCTTATTTAAAGCTGGCGACTCGCTTAATTCAATCTATGCCATTCGTTCCGGCACCATTAAAAGCTACACAATCAGTGAAGCCGGCGAAGAACAAATTACTTCTTTCCATTTACCGGGAGATCTCGTGGGCTTTGATGCCATCAACAATATGCAGCATCCAAGCTTTGCCCAGGCTTTAGAAACGGCAATGGTGTGTGAAATTCCTTTCGATATTTTAGATGACTTAGCGGGCAAAATGCCTAAACTACGCCAACAAATTATTCGTTTAATGAGTAGCGAAATTAAAAGTGATCAAGAAATGATTTTGTTGCTTTCCAAAATGAATGCTGAAGAACGCTTGGCCGCATTTATTTATAATCTGTCCAAGCGCTACTCTGCCCGCGGTTTCTCTGCCAAAGAATTCCGACTAACTATGACACGTAGCGATATCGGCAATTACCTCGGTTTAACCGTGGAAACAATCAGCCGTCTTTTAGGTCGTTTTCAAAAACTCGGCGTACTTTCTGTACAAGGTAAATACATTATCATTAATGATATCAATGCCTTAGTCGAACTTACCGGCACCAACAAAACTAAAATTACCATGGCGGAATAG
- the uspE gene encoding universal stress protein UspE, with protein sequence MKFKNILVVLNPDNEKQYALARAVRLVKEQENVDKVKITTLLAVYDLSYEMSALLSSEEREEMHKTAIEQHRQAVQFYLDKYADPQIKFESHIVWNSNEAEGIREDVEKNDYDLVVKYTKNEESFTSLIFTPVDWQLLRKCPVPVLIVRDGDWKHQRRILIAVNVSGEQEYQDKFNQELVETGMSLAENLNRGNVHLVAAYPVTPINMAIDLPEFNTSGYENGIRGQHLINMKALRQKFAIDENHTHVREGFPEEVIPEVAKEIEAELVILGTVGRTGLSAALLGNTAEHVISKLSCNLLAIKPSKKED encoded by the coding sequence ATGAAATTTAAAAATATCTTAGTCGTTCTCAATCCCGACAATGAAAAACAATACGCTCTCGCCCGCGCCGTGCGTTTGGTAAAAGAGCAAGAAAATGTTGATAAAGTAAAAATCACGACGCTTCTCGCCGTTTACGATTTATCTTATGAAATGTCCGCCCTGCTTTCTTCCGAAGAACGCGAAGAAATGCATAAAACCGCCATTGAACAACATCGTCAAGCGGTACAATTTTATTTGGATAAATACGCCGATCCCCAAATTAAATTTGAATCTCACATTGTTTGGAACAGCAATGAAGCGGAAGGCATTCGTGAAGATGTAGAAAAAAACGACTACGATCTCGTTGTGAAATATACTAAAAACGAAGAAAGTTTTACCTCGCTGATTTTCACGCCGGTGGATTGGCAATTATTGCGTAAATGCCCGGTGCCTGTGCTTATCGTGCGTGACGGCGACTGGAAACACCAACGTCGAATTCTCATTGCGGTAAACGTATCCGGTGAACAAGAATACCAAGACAAATTTAACCAAGAATTAGTCGAAACCGGTATGTCATTGGCCGAAAATCTCAACCGTGGTAACGTTCACCTTGTCGCAGCCTACCCTGTTACGCCAATTAATATGGCGATTGATTTACCGGAATTTAACACTTCGGGTTATGAAAACGGCATTCGCGGTCAGCATTTAATCAATATGAAAGCGCTTCGCCAAAAATTCGCTATCGATGAAAATCACACCCATGTACGCGAGGGTTTCCCTGAAGAGGTCATTCCTGAAGTCGCAAAAGAAATTGAAGCGGAACTTGTCATTCTCGGCACCGTCGGGCGCACGGGGTTATCCGCAGCGCTTTTAGGTAACACCGCTGAACATGTCATCAGTAAATTAAGCTGTAATTTGCTTGCGATTAAACCGTCCAAAAAAGAAGATTAA